The nucleotide sequence accatatacagtggggagaacaagtatttgataacctgcagattttgcagtgtttcctacttacaaagcatgtagaggtctgtaatttttatcgtaggtacacttcaactgtgagagatgaaatctaaaacaaaaatcctgaaaatcacattgtatgatttttaaataatgaatttgcattttattgcatgacataagtattttatcacctaccaaccagtaagaattccggctctcacagacctgttagttttttctttaagaagcactcctgttctccactcattacctgtattaactgcgcctgtttgaactcgtaacctgtataaaagacacctgtccacacactcaaacagactccaacctctccacaatgcccaagaccagagagctgtgtaaggacatcagggataaaattgtagacctgcaaaaggctgggatgggctacaggacattaggcaagcaggttggtgagaaggcaacaactgttggcgcaattattagaagaagttcaagatgacggtcagtctccctaggtctggggctccatgcaagatctcacctcgtggggcatcagcgatcatgaggaaggtgagggatcatcccagaactacacggcaggacttcacgtcaatgacctgaatagagctgggaccacagtctcaaagaaaaccattagtaacacaatacgctgtcaaaatcctgcagagcacataaggtccccctgctcaagccagcgcatgtccaggctcgtctgaagtttgtcaatgaccatctggacgATCCAGagtaggaatgggagaaggtcatggtctgatgagacaaaaacagagctttttggtaaaaaactccactcgccgtgtttggaggaagaagaaggatgagtacaaccccaagaacaccatcccgaccgtgaagcatggaggtggaaacaattatttgaggatgcttttctgcaaaggggacaggacgactgcaccgtattgaggggaggatggatgggaccatgtatcgcaagatcttggccaacaacctccttccctcagtaagagcattgaagatgggtcatggctgggtcttccagcatgacaacgacccgaaacacacagccagggcaactaaggagtggcaccataagaagcatttcaaggtcctggagtggtctagccagtctccagacctgaacccattagaaaatctttggaaggaactgaaagtctgtattgcccagcgacagccccgaaacctgaaggatctggagaaggtttgtatggaggagtgggccaaaatccctgctgcagtatgtgcaaacctggtcaagaactccAGGAAACGTAtaaaatgtacctatgataaaaattacagacctctacatgctttgtaagtgtgaaaacctgcaaaatcagcagtgaatcaaatactggttctccccactgtacatataaaGCACTAACCAGGCTCAATGTTCTTCTCCAGGATTTTAACATGGCCATCGCGGTCACGGCGCGTATGCTCGTGGTGGAAACCCAAGGCATGCAGAATTTCATGCTGCACCACGCTGAAATAAACACATCCATCCCTGTTCAGAGACAACACCTGGCCATTGCCCCGGCGCCCAACAGAGGAATAACAGCTGCAAATAAGAATTAGAAACAAAATACATCAAGGGAATCATAATGAACTATTAAAAGGTGATATCTAAAAGTAATTAagtacaatggatataaaaagtctacacacccctgttaaaatggcaggttcttgtgatgtaaaagaatgtcagaacattttccacttttaatgtgacctataaagtgaacaattcaattggaaaacaaactgaaatctttgagggaaaaacaaaaaaaacaacacaataacctggttgcatacgtgtgcacacccttaaacctATGTAAAtctttgttgaaccaccttttgattttattacagcactcagtctttttgggtaggagtctattagcatggcacatcttgacgtggcctCAGTCGtaaaaagggtggcttgcccacttcaggttggtggagagtgcctgcctcaagtggaggagtttaagtatctaggggtcttgttcacgagtgagggaaggatggaacgggagattgacagacggatcggtgcagcttctgcagtaatgcagtcgatgtatcggtctgtcgtggtgaagaaagagctgagccgcaaggcgaagctctcgatttaccagtcaatctacgttcctactctcacctatggtcatgagctttgggtcatgaccgaaaggacaagattccggatacaggcggccaaaatgagctttctccgcagggtggctgggcgatcccttagagatagggtgagaagctcggtcacccgggaggagctcagagtagagccgctgctcctccacagcGAGAGGGGTCAggtgaggtggcttgggcatctgtttcggatgcctccggaacgccttcctgggaaggtgttccggtcccgtcccaccgggaagagaccccggggaagacctaggacacgctggagggactatgtctcccggctggcctgggaacgcctcggtgtccccctggaagagctagaggaagtgtctggggagagggaggtctgggcatccctgcttagactgctgcccccgcgacccggccccggataagcggaagaagatggatggatggatcttgACGTGGctatatttgcccactctttgcccactatttggaactgtttgcccactatttggaactgttcataattccctccaccctgactaaggccccaaagcatgatgctgccaccaccatgcttcactgtgggaatggggttctttgggtgatgtgcagtgttgtttttgcgcccaacataccttttggcattatggccaaaatgttcaacctcggtttcatcagaccataacacattttcccacgtgcttttgggggacttcatGTTTGCTTTTGctaacttcagccgggcttagatgtttttctttgtaagaaaaggcttccatcttgccaccctaccccatagcccattcatatgaagaatacgggagatttttGTCatgtaatgttgctgtaggcttcttggaagcctccctgatcagttcTCGTCGTTTCATCAGTTTTTGAGGGatgttcttggtaatgtctctgttgtgccatattttctccacttgatgaagactgtcttcactgtgttccatggtatatttaatgctttagaaattattttgtacccttctcctgactgatatctttcaacaatgagatccctctgatgctttggaagctctctgcggaccatggcttttgctctgagatgcaactaagaaaatgtcaggaaaatcctactagaacagctgaactttgtgattaatcagagtcactttaaatgatggcatgtgtgtattgacttctatttaacatgagtttgaatgtgattagttaattatgaacacagccacatacccagttataagagggtgtgcacacttatgcaaccaggttattgtagggtttttatttttcaccctcGAAGAATTCaggttgtttttcaattgaattgtttataggtcacattaaaagaggaaaaagttcttacatgatttctctttgtctcattcttttacatcacaaaaacctggtattttaacaggggtgtgtagactttatatccactgtatattagaGTGGTATAAGACTACTAAAATGTCCTTGTTATGTAATGTGCAATGATCATACCCTGACAAAGACGTTATGTTCAGGAAATCTTGCTGATTGGTTCGGGGAACAAATCGGATGCAGGTTTTAGTGTGAAAGGATCGCAGCCCACATTCAATAGTGGACTTCTTCTGAGTTGCTGCTCAGTGGAGCAATAAGTCAGAAAGTTAATgcgtgcacacatgcacacaccctacagtgaaaacaaaacCATAATTTTCCCCCATGAAATAATTTCATAGATCAAAATACTCACAGTATTGGTTAGAGATAACATAGGGCACGTAAACTTTCCCATCAGAAGACTTGGGCCACTTGCAATCATTAGCGGTGCAGGGGTCAGCATTCCTGACCTGAGgatctactataatgtctccaAACATGACTAGTGGTTCATCTGGTTTTTGTCCTAGAAAACAAGTAAATTCCACCAAGGAGATGGCATGATGTGATAATCTCATTACAATATTTCATCTAGTGCTGATCGatgtgttttttccatttcGGTTTGGTTTCGGTTCTGGAAAATTATTTAACGAACAATAAATGcataatacatttcattcaAATTATGTTAATGctgtttaattagattttttgttttgtttgttttcttaacaCCAAATCCTGTCTTGAACATAAAGTCAGTCCACATAAGAGTCCAACTTGATGAAATATTGAACAGGGTAGCTAGCAATATTAACATATCCAGGGATAAAGTGGCCTGGCAGGCCCATTCAGGGTTCAGCCAGCTAAATGtgttaattacaaatacaactAGTGAATacagcacaccacacacaccatcttGTGTGGCAgattatctagctagctaccGGTCTCTTCTGTTTTTTGTCATCTCCGGTCTGACTCACTTTGCGGAGACCTGCCGTGTGCGATTCTCTACATTTGCACTTCTCCCTGGTGTGATAAGGACAACTTTTGTAGAAAAGTATTGTGCCAGAAAGTGTGCACCAAAACCGAACACAGTTGAAAAACCAAAATCAATGGTCAAATAATGATACCAAATTCAGTAGGCTTCTTAATTctaaactgaaataaattgaaaatgtcagtataaCACTCACTGTAACGGTCgcagaggcaggacacaggcacatatgtgagggaaaacattattttaaatgttcctttCTTGCAAACTGACCACAAGCCGAGtgcaaacaaaaacactaacaatgaaccacaaacgAAAGCAAAACCTGAGCAAATATAGGCTCCCCAATCAGAGACAACAAggtgcagctgcctctgattggggagaacagaaaacaagtGCACAGAGATGTCTAGAGggaccccagccaggacctgactgCACTAATTTCATCACAATATATGTTCCCCAAAATGCACTACTGAAAGACACTCTGGATAAAGAAGTCTTTCTAAATGACATAGATATAAAGTTTGCTTACCCAGATATCTGTTGGCCTTCATAATGAGAGTTGAAGCAGACAAATCATCTTCAATGCTATTAGTGCTGTCTGTGGATTATGCACAAAAGTTACGCAATTACTGGTTTCATAATATTATGAAGATGATATGTTAAATTCAGTTTACATAGTACGAAAGAGACGGAATAAAATCAGGTTTAGTTAGTTAGTATGTAATATTATACAATATGAAACAACTCAACTCAATatttagagagaaaaaaatcagCATACCAACTTTGATGTCCTCTTCACTCATTTCAAATGAAGCATTCTGTATAGCAATAAAAGGAAATAACATGCAATTAATTATTGATGAAATCTTATAATATAATTCAGAATCACATTTTCCATCCTGTTCACAGATAAGGATAGAACCTATCCTGGACTTACTACAATAGAACGCCCCTGAACTGAGTAGAACACAGCAACGAAAACTGTCAGCACAAAGACAGGTGCCATGGTGAATGGGCTGAATGACTGCAGGATGTCCAGGATCACTTAAACATGATAGATCTACAgtttatatactgtaggttGACATGCTGTGGTCTCTTTGAATTTTGGTAAATTACAACACAACTTGCATAAGGTTAGGAGACAACTTaagtaacattttacattttagtaatttaacagTGTTTAACCAATGTTTTAAAATCAGTGTTGAAATATTGGCTATAATGTTTTGCTTGGTTTCTGTGAATATTATTGCATTATGCTGATattgggaaaaaaattattaatatgaaaaatgtaaacaattggTGTTATTTAACCCTTCCATGAACTGCTaccttaacatggtggaggggtttgagtacccgagtgaccctaggagcgatgttgtctggggctatatgcccctggtagggtctcccaaggcaaacaggtcctaggcgacgggttagactaagagcggttcaaaaaccctttaatgatgagttaCATTTAAGTCTCCGGGGCCCCACCcaggagccaggcccagggttggggctcgtatgcgagcgcctggtggccgggcctttccccatggggcacGGCCgagctcagcccgaacgagcgacatggggccaccttcccgtgggctcaccacctacaggagggaccataaggggtcggtgcagagaggatcgggaaggagcctgagatcgtcaGTCCAGAGgtagttgggatcacctctaagcacggcttgggctctggaaccacactccttgagagaggatggactcttcaccactctggagttgcccatggtgaaaggtggcgggctggtgtgggtttgcttatagctccccagctctgccgccatgtgttggagtttatcccggtgaacgagagggtcgtttccctgcgcctacgggtcggggatagttctctcactgttgtttgtgcctacgggccgaacggcagtgcagagtacccaaccttcttggagtctctgggaggggtgctggaaagtgctccgactggggactctatcgttctactgggggacttcaacgcccacgtgggcaacgacagtgacacctggaggggcgtgattgggaggaacggccctccgatctgaacccgagcggtgttcagttattggacttctgtgctagtcacagtttgtccataacgaacaccatgttcaagcataagggtgtccatcaatgcacgtggcaccaggacaccctaggccgtaggtcaatgatcgactttgttgtcgtttcatctgacctgcggccatatgtcttggacactcgggtgaagagaggggcggagctgtcaactgatcaccacctggtggtgagttggatccaatggcgggggaggaagctggacagactcggtagacccaagcgtactg is from Esox lucius isolate fEsoLuc1 chromosome 2, fEsoLuc1.pri, whole genome shotgun sequence and encodes:
- the LOC105017571 gene encoding high choriolytic enzyme 1 isoform X1 codes for the protein MSEEDIKVDSTNSIEDDLSASTLIMKANRYLGQKPDEPLVMFGDIIVDPQVRNADPCTANDCKWPKSSDGKVYVPYVISNQYSTQKKSTIECGLRSFHTKTCIRFVPRTNQQDFLNITSLSGCYSSVGRRGNGQVLSLNRDGCVYFSVVQHEILHALGFHHEHTRRDRDGHVKILEKNIEPGKEHNFEKHNTINLQTPYDYNSIMHYKRCAFSVNGQPTILPIPDNNVAIGFATQMSPNDILRINRLYKCHSMTAGVI
- the LOC105017571 gene encoding high choriolytic enzyme 1 isoform X2, producing the protein MFSLTYVPVSCLCDRYRQKPDEPLVMFGDIIVDPQVRNADPCTANDCKWPKSSDGKVYVPYVISNQYSTQKKSTIECGLRSFHTKTCIRFVPRTNQQDFLNITSLSGCYSSVGRRGNGQVLSLNRDGCVYFSVVQHEILHALGFHHEHTRRDRDGHVKILEKNIEPGKEHNFEKHNTINLQTPYDYNSIMHYKRCAFSVNGQPTILPIPDNNVAIGFATQMSPNDILRINRLYKCHSMTAGVI